From a single Ornithodoros turicata isolate Travis chromosome 8, ASM3712646v1, whole genome shotgun sequence genomic region:
- the LOC135365963 gene encoding uncharacterized protein LOC135365963 produces MRDNRCFVCERCTRSFNEEKSMAKHRRLCADVNEILLEFCEPGKNFVEFNKIQYKQQYNYVVALDTESVLAPSGVGMQRHVTSSFCAVLVRTHDSKVMRVRTHHGEDSARQCVKALMEMRDEMVALNACPATMVLNDEQRAEHRAATHCAYCKREFTRDLPRVRHHDHSKRCTTGDTNYIATLCSPCNVACTTREKLPIMVHNLAYDLAGLLREFHLLGWKRAPFIVASSMEKIRSFEIGTFLFRDTMQYLNSSLGELVETVKSMGGAEAFQCLKQVFGNDYEILLRKGVFPYSHVNSFAVYDELALPAKSAFRNDLTGEDISEEDYQYALQVFEHFGCSNLRDYNALYLKTDALLHADVMQHFRRLCYDARGLELLHCVSLASYSWQCALNYTQAKLELIIDEDMYRTIESGVRGGLCQASRRHLRANNPLCSGYDPDKEEVYISYIDCNNLYGFSMVKHLPVGDFEWVEDFSSVDFMRHPTDSEVGYVYVCDLEYPKSIHALTRYFPLAPEKAVVPEEWLSPFQRGLLEELMYQPANSKKLLLTCKDKVEYVVHYALLALYCRLGMRVTKIHRILKFRQAPFLRPYIEDNVARRVASGTTFEKNFYKISNNAVFGRTLLNKFNMRDIRVAFDEETASRLGSRAECVRMEILSPDCVMYEMRKRKVRCDFPLQIGFTILELSKLTMYSFYYETLLSKLTCPVITCYFDTDSLILGLFCKDYEDQLRVIADDHLDLSSFDRDHPLYSEKNRGRLGAFKSETGSVPIEEVICLKAKMYSIKLAGGKQIARAKGVKKNIVRKHLLHDTYHDTLFKHTSVSHEQVSIVGKKQCMYTIRNVKRSLMAYDDKRYLYNDIDSYPYGSCEYDEKE; encoded by the exons atgagagacaataggtgtttcgtatgcgaacgttgcacgcgctcttttaacgaggaaaagagcatggcgaaacatcgtcgcctgtgcgcggacgtgaacgaaatcttattggaattttgcgaacctggcaaaaattttgtagaatttaataaaatacagtacaagcagcagtacaactacgtcgtcgcgttggacacggagagcgtactcgcgcccagtggtgttggcatgcagcgtcacgtcacctctagcttctgtgccgtgctcgtgcgcacccacgactcgaaggtgatgcgtgtcaggacgcaccacggtgaagattccgcgaggcagtgcgtgaaggctttgatggaaatgcgggacgagatggttgccctgaatgcctgcCCCGccacaatggtgctgaatgatgagcaacgggccgagcacagagctgccacccattgcgcgtactgtaaacgggagttcacgcgagatctaccccgtgtccgtcatcacgaccattccaaaCGATGTACTACCGGGGacacaaattacattgcgacgctgtgcagccccTGTaatgtggcgtgcacgacgagagaaaaattaccgatcatggtgcacaatctggcctacgatttggccggactgctgcgggaatttcaccttctcgggtggaagcgagctcccttcatcgttgccagttccatggaaaaaattcgatcgttcgaaattggcaccttcctattcagagataccatgcagtacctaaattcgtcgctgggggagctcgtggaaaccgtcaaatccatggggggcgcagaggcgttccagtgcctgaagcaggtatttggaaacgactacgaaattctgcttcgtaaaggtgtattcccatacagccacgttaattcttttgcggtgtacgacgaattggctctgccggcaaaatctgccttccgaaatgatctcactggggaggatataagcgaggaagactaccagtatgcgctgcaagtatttgaacattttggatgctcgaatctgagggattataatgcactgtacctgaaaacggatgccctattacatgcggacgtgatgcagcactttcgacgactgtgctacgacgcgcgtggattagaattgcttcattgtgtttctctggcatcctattcgtggcaatgtgctctaaattacacgcaggcaaaattggagttaatcatcgacgaggacatgtacagaacaaTCGAGTCGGGTGTTaggggcgggctctgtcaggcgagcaggcgtcatttacgtgccaacaaccctctgtgtagtggctatgatcccgataaagaggaggtgtacatatcatacatagattgcaacaatctttatggattcagtatggtaaagcacctccccgtcggcgatttcgagtgggtcgaggattttagctctgtggattttatgcgtcaccccacggattcggaggtggggtacgtgtatgtgtgcgacttggagtatccaaaatctatccacgctctaacgcggtacttccccctggctcccgagaaggctgtggtcccggaggaatggctctcgccattccagcgaggtcttctcgaagaattaatgtatcagccagctaacagcaaaaagctgttgctgacgtgcaaggacaaggtcgagtatgtcgttcattacgcactgctcgcactctactgtagattgggcatgagggtgacaaaaattcaccgaatcctaaaatttcgtcaggcaccattcctgcgtccctacattgaggacaatgttgccaggcgcgttGCCTCAGGCACGACGtttgaaaaaaatttctataaaatctcaaataatgcggtcttcggaagaacgcttttaaataaatttaacatgagggatattcgagtagccttcgatgaggagacggcgagtcgcctcgggagtcgggcagaatgcgtgcgaatggaaattttgtcccccgattgtgtcatgtacgaaatgcgcaaaagaaaagtgcgatgtgatttccccttgcagattggcttcacgattttagaactgagtaaattaacgatGTACTCGTTCTATTACGAAACtttgctgagcaagctcacttgtccggtgattacctgctactttgacacggattctctgatcctcggcctattctgcaaggattacgaagatcagttacgtgtgatcgccgacgaccacttagatttgtcttcctttgatcgggatcatccactgtacagtgaaaagaatcgtggaagacttggggcattcaaaagcgaaactggtagtgtacctatcgaagaagtaatatgcttgaaagccaaaatgtactccatcaaactagctgggggaaaacaaattgcaagagctaaaggggtaaaaaagaacattgtgcgcaaacacctcctccatgatacgtaccacgataccctgttcaagcacactagtgtatcgcacgaacaggtgtcaatagtgggaaagaaacagtgcatgtacaccatcagaaatgtgaaaagaagtctgatggcgtacgacgacaaacgatacctctacaatgacatcgactcctacccatacggaagctgcgaatatg atgagaaggagtag